Proteins encoded within one genomic window of Suricata suricatta isolate VVHF042 chromosome 17, meerkat_22Aug2017_6uvM2_HiC, whole genome shotgun sequence:
- the C17H17orf50 gene encoding uncharacterized protein C17orf50 homolog isoform X2: MDKYGEKTPLWKKELAEPQAREAEAEAESESESEEDEDEDEEERPREQTVAESEARRREAEGGQGCEPGSVSYCLLRQEPSTQQVALLRRADSGFWGWLSPFALLGGQAAPAARTQSLPEPPCVLETRRRPPRAGGCARCEILFCKKCRNLHSHPAYVAHCLLEHPDLREARASGGAGAAGDP; encoded by the exons ATGGACAAGTATG GAGAGAAAACCCCCTTGTGGAAGAAGGAACTGGCGGAGCCGCAGGCCAGagaggcggaggcggaggcggagtCGGAGTCGGAATCGGAGGAGGACGAGGACGAGGACGAGGAGGAGAGGCCGCGGGAGCAGACGGTGGCCGAGAGCGAGGCGCGCCGCCGGGAGGCGGAGGGCGGCCAGGGCTGCGAGCCGGGCTCCGTGTCCTACTGCCTGCTGCGCCAGgagcccagcacccagcaggTGGCGCTGCTGCGGCGCGCGGACAGCGGCTTCTGGGGCTGGCTCAGCCCCTTCGCGCTGCTGGGCGGCCAGGCGGCCCCGGCGGCCAG GACGCAGAGCCTCCCGGAGCCTCCGTGCGTGCTGGAGACGCGGCGCCGGCCGCCGCGCGCCGGGGGCTGTGCGCGCTGCGAGATCCTTTTCTGCAAGAAGTGCAGAAACCTGCACAGCCACCCGGCCTACGTGGCGCACTGCCTTCTGGAACACCCGGATCTGCGTGAGGCGCGGGCTTCGGGGGGCGCGGGGGCCGCCGGGGACCCCTGA
- the C17H17orf50 gene encoding uncharacterized protein C17orf50 homolog isoform X1, with protein MVDTSQQRPGEKTPLWKKELAEPQAREAEAEAESESESEEDEDEDEEERPREQTVAESEARRREAEGGQGCEPGSVSYCLLRQEPSTQQVALLRRADSGFWGWLSPFALLGGQAAPAARTQSLPEPPCVLETRRRPPRAGGCARCEILFCKKCRNLHSHPAYVAHCLLEHPDLREARASGGAGAAGDP; from the exons ATGGTGGACACCTCCCAGCAGAGGCCAG GAGAGAAAACCCCCTTGTGGAAGAAGGAACTGGCGGAGCCGCAGGCCAGagaggcggaggcggaggcggagtCGGAGTCGGAATCGGAGGAGGACGAGGACGAGGACGAGGAGGAGAGGCCGCGGGAGCAGACGGTGGCCGAGAGCGAGGCGCGCCGCCGGGAGGCGGAGGGCGGCCAGGGCTGCGAGCCGGGCTCCGTGTCCTACTGCCTGCTGCGCCAGgagcccagcacccagcaggTGGCGCTGCTGCGGCGCGCGGACAGCGGCTTCTGGGGCTGGCTCAGCCCCTTCGCGCTGCTGGGCGGCCAGGCGGCCCCGGCGGCCAG GACGCAGAGCCTCCCGGAGCCTCCGTGCGTGCTGGAGACGCGGCGCCGGCCGCCGCGCGCCGGGGGCTGTGCGCGCTGCGAGATCCTTTTCTGCAAGAAGTGCAGAAACCTGCACAGCCACCCGGCCTACGTGGCGCACTGCCTTCTGGAACACCCGGATCTGCGTGAGGCGCGGGCTTCGGGGGGCGCGGGGGCCGCCGGGGACCCCTGA
- the MMP28 gene encoding matrix metalloproteinase-28 isoform X4, producing the protein MTRPRCGVADTDSQAAWTERVSALFAGRRAKMRRKKRFAKQGSKWYKQHLSYRLVNWPQHLPEPAVRGAVRAAFQLWSNVSALEFWEAPATVPADIRLTFFQGDHNDGLGNAFDGPGGALAHAFLPRRGEAHFDRDERWSLSRRRGRNLFVVLAHEIGHTLGLAHSPAPRALMAPYYKRLGRDALLSWDDVLAVQGLYGKPQGGSVAIPLPGKLFTDFEAWNPHRTQGRHAEIQGPKYCHAFFDAITVDGQQRLYIFQGSHFWEVTPNGNVSEPRPLQVRWAGLPPHIEAAAVSLDDGDFYFFKGSRCWRFRGPKPMWGSPQLCRAGGLPRHPDAALFFPPLGRVILFKGARYYVLARGGLQVEPYYPRGLQDWDGVPEEVSGALPRPDGSIIFFRDDRYWRLDQAKLQVTDSGRWATELPWMGCWHANSGGALF; encoded by the exons GCAGCAAGTGGTACAAGCAGCACCTCTCCTACCGCCTGGTGAACTGGCCACAGCACCTACCCGAGCCGGCCGTTCGCGGGGCCGTGCGAGCCGCCTTCCAGCTGTGGAGCAATGTCTCAGCACTGGAGTTCTGGGAGGCCCCAGCCACAGTCCCCGCTGACATCCGCCTCACCTTCTTCCAAGGGGACCACAACGACGGACTGGGCAACGCCTTTGATGGCCCAG ggggcgccctGGCCCACGCCTTCCTGCCCCGCCGTGGCGAAGCGCACTTCGACCGCGACGAGCGCTGGTCCCTGAGCCGCCGCCGCGGGCGCAACCTGTTCGTGGTGCTGGCGCACGAGATCGGCCACACGCTCGGCCTGGCCCACTCGCCCGCGCCGCGCGCGCTCATGGCGCCCTACTACAAGAGACTGGGCCGCGACGCGCTGCTCAGCTGGGACGACGTGCTGGCCGTGCAGGGCCTGTATG GGAAGCCCCAGGGGGGCTCAGTGGCCATCCCGCTCCCAGGAAAGCTATTCACTGACTTCGAGGCCTGGAACCCCCACAGAACACAAGGAAGGCACGCTGAAATCCAGGGTCCTAAATATTGCCATGCTTTCTTCGATGCCATCACTGTAG ATGGGCAACAACGGCTGTACATTTTTCAAGGAAGCCACTTCTGGGAGGTGACACCGAATGGCAATGTCTCCGAGCCACGCCCACTACAGGTGAGGTGGGCCGGGCTGCCCCCCCACATTGAGGCCGCTGCAGTGTCACTGGATGATGGGGACTTCTACTTCTTCAAAG GGAGCCGATGCTGGAGGTTCCGGGGCCCCAAGCCAATGTGGGGTTCACCACAGCTGTGCCGGGCAGGGGGCCTGCCCCGCCACCCTGATGCagccctcttcttccctcctctgggCCGAGTGATCCTCTTCAAGGGTGCACGCTACTACGTGCTGGCCCGGGGTGGACTGCAGGTGGAGCCCTACTACCCCCGAGGCCTGCAGGACTGGGACGGTGTCCCTGAGGAGGTGAGTGGCGCCCTGCCTCGGCCCGACGGTTCCATCATCTTCTTCAGAGATGACCGCTACTGGCGCCTTGATCAGGCCAAACTGCAGGTGACGGACTCAGGCCGCTGGGCCACAGAGCTGCCCTGGATGGGCTGCTGGCATGCCAACTCCGGGGGTGCCCTATTCTGA